The following proteins come from a genomic window of Lycium ferocissimum isolate CSIRO_LF1 chromosome 4, AGI_CSIRO_Lferr_CH_V1, whole genome shotgun sequence:
- the LOC132052603 gene encoding probable carbohydrate esterase At4g34215, which translates to MASTLENEANSLKNVFILSGQSNMAGRGGVEKHHWDGVVPNECSPDASRIFRLSAHLHWEVAREPLHHDIDSKKTCGVGPGMSFANAIKDRVEAIGLVPCAVGGTAIKEWAHGEHLYVNMVKRARAAMHHGGEIKALLWYQGESDTLSQHCAETYKANMEKLIHNVRADLHLPSLPIIQVAIASGDEKYIEKIREAQKAIDLPKVVCVDAMGLQLKEDNLHLTTEAQVKLGQMLADAYLTHFAPQEPCVASS; encoded by the exons ATGGCCTCAACCTTGGAAAATGAAGCTAATTCCCTCAAAAATGTGTTCATTCTATCGGGGCAGAGTAACATGGCTGGTCGCGGTGGAGTAGAAAAGCATCACTGGGACGGCGTTGTACCAAACGAGTGCTCTCCTGATGCTTCTAGAATCTTCCGTCTCAGTGCACACCTCCACTGGGAGGTGGCACGTGAGCCACTCCACCATGACATTGATTCCAAAAAGACCTGTGGTGTTGGACCTGGAATGTCATTTGCAAACGCGATCAAGGACCGTGTGGAAGCTATTGGGTTAGTGCCATGTGCTGTAGGAGGAACCGCGATAAAGGAGTGGGCCCATGGGGAGCATTTGTATGTGAATATGGTCAAGAGAGCTAGAGCAGCCATGCATCATGGTGGAGAAATCAAGGCGTTGCTTTGGTATCAAGGAGAGAGTGATACATTATCTCAGCATTGTGCTgagacctataaggctaataTGGAGAAGTTAATACATAATGTTCGTGCTGATTTGCATTTGCCATCTCTGCCAATTATTCAG GTTGCAATTGCATCAGGAGATGAGAAGTATATTGAAAAGATTCGAGAAGCGCAAAAGGCGATTGATCTTCCAAAAGTTGTATGTGTTGACGCCATGGGATTACAGCTTAAGGAAGATAATCTCCATTTAACCACAGAGGCTCAAGTTAAATTAGGCCAAATGTTGGCTGATGCATACCTTACCCATTTTGCGCCACAAGAACCTTGTGTTGCTTCATCTTGA